A genomic window from Candidatus Hydrogenedentota bacterium includes:
- the ftsY gene encoding signal recognition particle-docking protein FtsY, with protein sequence MGFFGRLRERLSKTRTSLVHNVRRVLTLRPLIDDDVFDELEQILIEADLGVETTMGIIGDMRRIAREKGLTSSEELYAVLKDELVAILEPGDHAMTWTAPDGGLHVTLIVGVNGSGKTTTIGKLAAQLVNDGKNVMLGAADTFRAAAVEQLTIWSERTGAPIVKHKDGADPAAVAYDAADAAISRGMQCLLIDTAGRLHTKVNLMEELKKIQRVIGKRLPGAPHDVLLVLDATTGQNGLQQAKLFTEALKVTGVVLTKLDGTAKGGIAVAIQKQLGIPIKAIGVGEGVEDLQPFNAREFVEALFS encoded by the coding sequence ATGGGCTTTTTTGGACGCCTGCGCGAGCGGTTGAGCAAGACGCGCACGAGTCTTGTGCACAATGTGCGGCGGGTGCTGACGCTGCGGCCGTTGATAGATGATGACGTTTTCGATGAACTTGAGCAAATCCTGATCGAAGCCGATCTGGGCGTCGAAACCACGATGGGAATCATCGGGGACATGCGGCGCATCGCCCGCGAGAAAGGCCTCACGTCTTCGGAGGAATTGTACGCGGTGCTCAAGGACGAACTGGTGGCCATCCTCGAACCCGGCGATCACGCGATGACGTGGACCGCGCCGGACGGCGGTCTCCACGTGACGCTCATCGTCGGCGTAAACGGTTCCGGAAAGACGACGACGATCGGCAAACTGGCGGCCCAACTCGTGAATGACGGCAAGAACGTCATGCTGGGGGCGGCGGACACGTTCCGCGCGGCGGCGGTTGAACAACTCACGATCTGGAGCGAGCGGACGGGCGCGCCGATTGTCAAGCACAAGGACGGGGCCGATCCCGCCGCCGTGGCCTACGATGCGGCCGACGCCGCGATCTCGCGCGGCATGCAATGCCTGCTGATAGACACGGCCGGGCGGTTGCACACCAAGGTGAACCTAATGGAAGAATTAAAGAAGATCCAGCGCGTGATCGGGAAACGCCTGCCGGGCGCGCCGCACGATGTGCTGCTGGTGCTTGACGCGACCACGGGACAGAACGGCTTGCAGCAGGCCAAACTTTTCACCGAAGCCTTGAAGGTCACCGGTGTCGTGCTGACCAAATTGGACGGAACGGCAAAAGGCGGCATTGCGGTGGCCATCCAGAAACAGTTGGGCATTCCCATCAAGGCGATCGGCGTCGGCGAGGGCGTCGAGGATTTACAGCCGTTCAATGCGCGGGAATTCGTCGAGGCGCTATTTAGTTGA
- a CDS encoding metallophosphoesterase, whose product MIRSGKAGDSRDAVRARGELWRKRLAREARQERRSFEDRPYPDSPRVVAARALLRGLGLFDRGVRNASQPELRTFTPMFNGLPPAFDGFRILHLSDFHFDPRLDVTETTCALVKGIDSDLCVLTGDFRFNQGASCQAVYAGLRRIVGAVRARNGVTGILGNNDIGAMVEPMRAMGIRMLINEGFAIERDGATIWIGGVDDPHDFRAASIAAAFDGAPDGAFAVLLAHSPELVKCAERHGADLYLCGHTHGGQIRLPFIGPFFLNTRCSRRFCAGPWRHGNMQGFTTTGLGASTLPVRYNCRPEAVLIELRRSSGSVSPGAG is encoded by the coding sequence TTGATTCGGAGCGGAAAAGCAGGCGATTCGCGTGACGCGGTCCGCGCCCGCGGAGAATTATGGCGCAAACGCCTCGCGCGCGAAGCCCGGCAGGAACGCCGGTCCTTCGAGGATCGCCCGTATCCGGACAGCCCGCGCGTCGTGGCGGCAAGGGCGCTGCTCCGCGGGCTTGGCCTTTTCGATCGCGGTGTTCGCAATGCCTCGCAGCCGGAACTGCGCACATTTACGCCGATGTTCAATGGCCTGCCGCCGGCCTTCGATGGATTCCGCATCCTGCACCTTTCGGATTTCCACTTCGACCCGCGGCTGGACGTGACCGAAACGACCTGCGCGCTTGTCAAGGGGATCGACTCGGACTTGTGCGTATTGACAGGGGATTTTCGTTTCAATCAGGGCGCGTCGTGCCAAGCGGTTTATGCCGGCCTCCGGCGTATTGTGGGCGCGGTCCGCGCACGGAACGGCGTAACCGGTATTCTCGGCAACAACGATATCGGCGCCATGGTCGAACCGATGCGGGCAATGGGCATCCGCATGTTGATCAACGAGGGATTCGCCATCGAGCGGGACGGCGCGACGATCTGGATCGGCGGCGTGGACGATCCGCACGATTTTCGCGCCGCGAGCATTGCCGCCGCGTTCGACGGCGCGCCGGACGGGGCGTTTGCCGTCTTGCTCGCGCATTCGCCGGAACTCGTCAAATGCGCGGAACGACACGGCGCGGACCTGTATCTTTGCGGTCATACGCACGGCGGCCAGATCCGCCTGCCGTTCATCGGACCGTTCTTTCTCAACACCCGCTGTTCACGCCGGTTTTGCGCGGGTCCGTGGCGCCACGGGAACATGCAGGGTTTTACGACCACCGGCCTTGGCGCGTCCACGTTGCCGGTCCGCTACAACTGCCGTCCGGAGGCGGTCCTCATCGAATTGCGGCGGTCGTCCGGTTCAGTCTCCCCGGGCGCCGGCTGA
- a CDS encoding Gfo/Idh/MocA family oxidoreductase, whose protein sequence is MGQDRIVSTRRLLKTGADMQEEMKMEHKLGVLVHGAGWVAGEHIKAFTANPHTKVIAISSRKLESCRKRAEEAGLTDVAFYTDYEKALAHEGVDIVSVCTPQHLHAENTIAAAQAGKHIVIEKPVANSPADMRAMLDAVNKAGVRTIVSFVLRWNPLFETIKAMVADDFLGDVYCVETDYQHDIASWWTGYEDARTKEKGVSALLTGGCHAVDAARWFAGKGRYEAATPVEVFAYAGGYRKGLKTEYNYFTCRWQEAPPLEYDDLEMVLIRFDNGVLAKVSVNYGCVMPYTFPIEVFGNRGTIKDNRVWSHKFPGQRNWVTIPTILPESADVSHHPFQGQMDHFVDCILTGHESHCNLADAVKTHEVVFAAQQAYQTRQPVKLPLDISG, encoded by the coding sequence GTGGGACAGGACAGGATCGTTTCAACCCGCCGCCTGCTCAAAACAGGCGCGGACATGCAGGAGGAAATGAAAATGGAACACAAATTGGGCGTGCTGGTTCATGGTGCAGGCTGGGTGGCCGGCGAACACATCAAGGCGTTTACCGCGAATCCGCACACGAAAGTGATCGCCATATCGAGCCGAAAACTCGAAAGTTGCCGGAAACGCGCCGAAGAAGCCGGGTTGACGGATGTGGCTTTCTACACGGATTACGAAAAGGCGCTGGCGCACGAAGGCGTGGACATCGTGTCGGTGTGCACGCCGCAACACCTGCACGCGGAAAACACCATCGCCGCGGCGCAGGCCGGCAAACATATCGTCATCGAAAAACCCGTCGCGAACAGTCCGGCGGACATGCGCGCCATGCTCGATGCCGTGAACAAGGCCGGCGTGCGGACGATTGTCAGTTTCGTCCTGCGCTGGAATCCGTTGTTCGAGACAATCAAGGCCATGGTGGCCGACGATTTTCTCGGCGACGTGTACTGCGTCGAAACGGACTATCAGCACGACATCGCGAGTTGGTGGACCGGCTACGAGGATGCGCGCACAAAAGAGAAGGGTGTCAGCGCACTGTTGACCGGCGGTTGCCACGCCGTTGATGCCGCGCGCTGGTTTGCCGGGAAAGGCCGGTATGAAGCGGCCACACCCGTCGAGGTCTTTGCCTATGCCGGCGGATACCGCAAGGGACTCAAGACCGAATACAACTATTTCACGTGCCGGTGGCAAGAAGCGCCGCCCCTCGAATACGACGACCTCGAAATGGTTCTGATTCGCTTCGACAACGGCGTACTCGCGAAAGTGTCCGTCAACTACGGCTGCGTAATGCCCTACACGTTTCCCATCGAAGTCTTTGGCAACCGCGGCACGATCAAGGACAACCGCGTCTGGTCGCACAAGTTCCCCGGACAGCGCAACTGGGTCACGATTCCGACCATCCTGCCGGAAAGCGCCGACGTGTCGCACCATCCCTTCCAGGGCCAGATGGACCATTTCGTGGACTGCATCCTGACCGGCCACGAATCGCACTGCAACCTCGCCGACGCCGTCAAGACCCACGAAGTCGTCTTCGCCGCCCAGCAGGCCTACCAGACCCGGCAACCCGTGAAACTGCCTCTGGATATTTCGGGATGA
- the mnmE gene encoding tRNA uridine-5-carboxymethylaminomethyl(34) synthesis GTPase MnmE, producing MIQSPEDTIAAVSTPPGEGGIGIVRLSGPDAVAVAARIFVSSTRRDVARDSRRVFHGHIRDAQGGMIDEVLLHVMRAPHSYTREDVVEINCHGGAGPVAAVLNEVLRHGARLAQPGEFTLRAFLNGRIDLVQAEAVADHIRARTNAGLRAAAAAASGAVSKELHAMAAELADALARVEASVDFPDDDLPELLDESLRQRLENTRARMQALLDTAEAGRLYREGASIAIAGRPNVGKSSLFNALLRDARAIVSAQPGTTRDRIEETITLSGVPVRLVDTAGLRQANDEVERIGVSIAREAMQAADIILFVVDATSPATNADVALAEELRGLDRPVWIALNKTDIARGAALPPAFQGFHGPTPVSALTGEGLESLEKGLAGLLLGDAHVAPEQGLISRAHQRDSLHRAVEAVERTLARFGDSPELLGIDLRDAIQAIGEITGETTPDDLLARIFSTFCIGK from the coding sequence ATGATCCAGAGTCCCGAAGACACTATTGCGGCCGTGTCAACGCCGCCCGGCGAAGGCGGTATCGGCATTGTGCGACTGAGCGGCCCCGATGCCGTTGCCGTCGCGGCGCGGATTTTTGTTTCTTCCACCAGACGCGACGTCGCGCGCGATTCGCGGCGCGTGTTTCACGGGCACATCCGGGATGCGCAGGGGGGGATGATTGACGAGGTTCTGCTTCACGTCATGCGCGCGCCGCACAGTTACACGCGCGAAGACGTCGTTGAAATCAACTGCCATGGCGGAGCCGGCCCCGTCGCGGCGGTTCTCAATGAAGTTCTGCGCCACGGCGCGCGTTTGGCGCAGCCCGGCGAGTTCACCCTGCGCGCCTTCCTGAACGGGCGCATCGATCTTGTTCAGGCCGAGGCCGTGGCGGACCACATCCGGGCGCGCACGAATGCCGGATTGCGCGCGGCGGCGGCGGCGGCTTCGGGTGCGGTGTCAAAGGAATTGCATGCGATGGCTGCGGAATTGGCGGATGCGCTGGCCCGCGTCGAGGCATCCGTGGACTTTCCCGACGACGATCTGCCGGAATTGCTCGACGAATCCCTGCGGCAGCGGCTGGAAAACACACGGGCCCGCATGCAGGCGCTGTTGGACACCGCCGAAGCCGGCAGGTTGTATCGCGAAGGCGCAAGCATTGCCATTGCGGGGCGCCCCAACGTGGGAAAATCGAGCCTGTTCAACGCCCTACTGCGCGACGCGCGCGCCATCGTCTCCGCGCAGCCCGGCACCACCCGCGACCGCATTGAAGAGACGATCACGTTGTCGGGCGTGCCTGTGCGCCTCGTAGACACGGCGGGCTTGCGCCAAGCAAACGACGAGGTGGAACGCATCGGCGTGTCCATTGCGCGCGAAGCCATGCAGGCCGCGGACATCATCTTGTTCGTCGTGGACGCCACGTCGCCCGCCACCAACGCGGACGTGGCGCTGGCCGAAGAATTGCGCGGCCTCGACCGGCCCGTCTGGATCGCATTGAACAAAACCGATATCGCGCGAGGCGCCGCGTTGCCGCCGGCCTTCCAGGGATTCCACGGGCCGACGCCGGTCTCCGCCCTGACCGGGGAAGGCCTCGAATCGCTCGAAAAGGGATTGGCCGGCCTGCTTCTGGGCGATGCGCATGTCGCGCCCGAGCAGGGCCTGATTTCCCGCGCCCACCAACGAGACAGTCTTCACCGCGCCGTTGAAGCGGTCGAGCGCACCCTGGCCCGATTCGGCGATTCGCCCGAATTGCTCGGCATTGATCTGCGCGACGCGATCCAGGCAATCGGCGAAATAACCGGCGAGACCACGCCGGACGATCTGCTTGCACGCATCTTTTCAACGTTTTGCATCGGCAAATGA
- a CDS encoding ABC transporter permease has translation MLLSREAVLAGVLAILFAGFGMFVDGFLDGFSLFERARYWVVPGLVAVPMTFIIATAGIDLSVGSIVAMCTIVFGLLYSDAQWPIAAAACAAVAAGVAGGAVNGMASGFLGIPPLVATLATMALFRGVAMGLSQARTVSDFPESFLWISQGDAFGIPLGGGDTAFVPVPIFALLAAAALGWILMRKSWIGRFAECIGENRTAARFAAIDVGRMTLALYTACGAVCGVAALFNTALYATAKADAATGMELEAIACVVVGGTRVSGGQGSVPGSLLGLLIIGLLRYGLEMAGVKSQHVVIFVGALLILTAVFNEWMAAARTRS, from the coding sequence ATGCTACTTTCCCGCGAGGCGGTTCTTGCCGGTGTGCTTGCGATCCTGTTTGCCGGATTCGGGATGTTTGTGGACGGTTTCCTCGACGGGTTCAGTCTGTTCGAACGCGCGCGGTACTGGGTCGTTCCGGGACTCGTCGCGGTCCCGATGACCTTCATCATCGCGACGGCCGGCATTGATCTTTCGGTCGGATCGATCGTAGCGATGTGCACGATCGTCTTCGGGCTGCTTTACAGCGACGCCCAGTGGCCCATTGCGGCGGCGGCTTGCGCGGCGGTGGCGGCGGGCGTGGCCGGCGGCGCGGTCAATGGCATGGCATCGGGTTTCCTGGGCATTCCGCCGCTCGTCGCGACGCTCGCGACGATGGCGCTGTTTCGGGGCGTCGCGATGGGCCTGAGCCAGGCGCGCACCGTCAGCGACTTTCCCGAAAGTTTCCTCTGGATCAGCCAGGGTGACGCCTTCGGAATTCCCCTGGGCGGCGGCGACACGGCGTTTGTGCCCGTGCCGATTTTCGCGCTGCTGGCGGCGGCGGCGCTGGGCTGGATTCTGATGCGCAAGTCGTGGATCGGACGCTTTGCCGAGTGCATCGGCGAGAACCGGACCGCCGCGCGGTTCGCCGCCATTGACGTGGGCCGGATGACGCTCGCGCTGTACACCGCCTGCGGCGCGGTGTGCGGCGTGGCGGCGCTGTTCAACACGGCGCTCTATGCGACCGCCAAGGCCGACGCCGCCACCGGCATGGAACTCGAGGCGATCGCCTGTGTCGTCGTCGGCGGCACGCGCGTCAGCGGCGGGCAGGGTTCCGTGCCGGGATCGTTGCTTGGCCTTTTGATCATCGGCCTTCTGCGGTACGGTCTCGAAATGGCCGGCGTGAAATCGCAGCATGTGGTGATATTCGTCGGCGCGCTGCTGATCCTGACCGCCGTCTTCAACGAATGGATGGCCGCTGCGCGCACACGATCGTGA
- a CDS encoding sulfatase translates to MHRRTFLGLAAATLASRARGAMPSRVRPNVVFLFSDEHRWQSMSCSEMPELRTPNMVRLAAEGTMFTHCISNLPVCSPYRGMLMTGRWPHQQGVTDNGIPLDPNHLTAGKAFKAAGYRTGYIGKWHLGGVRAEPFGFDESLIWTEDNTHWDKARYHPREGDPIRPKGYNARLMTDQAIDFIGVKDERPFFLMVSWNPPHSDFLDAPEEKKAMYPQGSLPWRANVPESVRRGEMKDNAIWNKSTWPYYQGYHAHISAIDDEIGRVLDCLEERGLDGETLVVYTSDHGSMMGSHGLGGKRQPYDESLRVPFFVRWPGVAPKKRICRTLFGAPDIFPTLCGLAGIPVPDSCTGRDLSRAILDGSEPMSDPQLIMHISKEHASGGENHPAPLFRGLRTDRYTYAVREDGPWLLFDNREDPFQLANRIDDPAWAATREKLHADMIKRLRKAGDPFASK, encoded by the coding sequence ATGCATAGGCGAACGTTTCTTGGATTGGCGGCAGCAACCCTTGCATCCCGGGCACGGGGCGCCATGCCCTCGCGCGTGCGTCCAAACGTCGTGTTCCTGTTCAGCGACGAGCACCGCTGGCAGTCCATGTCGTGCTCCGAAATGCCGGAACTGCGCACGCCGAACATGGTGCGCCTGGCCGCCGAAGGCACGATGTTTACGCATTGCATCAGCAATCTGCCGGTCTGTTCGCCGTATCGCGGAATGCTGATGACGGGCCGTTGGCCGCACCAGCAAGGCGTAACGGACAACGGCATTCCGCTCGACCCGAACCATCTTACGGCCGGCAAGGCCTTCAAGGCGGCGGGATACCGGACAGGATATATCGGCAAGTGGCATCTGGGCGGTGTGCGCGCCGAACCGTTCGGATTCGACGAGTCGCTCATCTGGACCGAGGACAACACGCATTGGGACAAGGCCCGGTATCATCCGCGCGAAGGCGATCCGATCCGTCCCAAAGGGTATAACGCGCGGCTGATGACCGATCAGGCGATTGATTTCATCGGCGTAAAGGACGAACGCCCGTTCTTCCTGATGGTGTCGTGGAATCCCCCGCATTCGGATTTCCTTGACGCGCCGGAGGAAAAGAAGGCGATGTATCCGCAGGGATCGTTGCCGTGGCGGGCCAACGTGCCGGAATCGGTGCGCCGGGGCGAAATGAAAGACAATGCCATTTGGAACAAATCCACATGGCCTTATTATCAGGGTTATCACGCGCACATTTCGGCAATTGACGACGAAATCGGACGCGTCCTTGACTGTCTCGAAGAACGCGGCCTCGACGGCGAAACCCTGGTCGTCTACACGTCCGATCACGGCAGCATGATGGGATCGCACGGTCTCGGCGGCAAACGCCAACCGTACGATGAATCGCTTCGGGTGCCGTTTTTTGTCCGATGGCCGGGCGTGGCGCCGAAAAAACGGATCTGCCGCACGCTGTTCGGTGCGCCTGACATTTTTCCCACCCTGTGCGGCCTTGCGGGAATCCCCGTGCCGGATTCCTGTACGGGACGCGATCTTTCCCGCGCGATTCTGGACGGTTCCGAACCGATGTCCGATCCGCAACTTATCATGCACATTTCCAAGGAGCACGCCTCGGGCGGCGAAAACCATCCCGCGCCGCTGTTCCGCGGATTGCGGACGGATCGTTACACCTATGCCGTGCGCGAGGACGGGCCGTGGCTCCTTTTCGACAACCGGGAGGATCCGTTCCAATTGGCGAACCGGATAGACGATCCCGCATGGGCGGCCACACGGGAAAAACTGCATGCGGACATGATCAAAAGGCTGCGGAAGGCCGGCGATCCGTTTGCCAGCAAATGA
- a CDS encoding arylsulfatase, which produces MNTGRASHLTRRGFMAASAAAISLAAGKRRIPRERPHILLLMADQFRADCVGASGNRAISTPHLDGIAREGVLFSCAYSCTPTCTPARAALLTGLGPWRNGLLGYGRVGEKYPVEMPAALRDAGYYTCGIGKMHWHPQRNPHGFHQMLLDESGRAESPGFQSDYRAWFASKAPALNPDATGIGWNSYRAGAYALPERLHPTRWTGDTAARFIKEYDRAEPFFLKVSFARPHSPYDPPKRFLKRYRDADLPAAAVGAWASRHAERSGPDDTIWHGDLGADQVRCSRQAYYGSVSFVDEQIGRILEMLDQRGWLDETLIVFTADHGDMLGDHHLWRKSYAYESSARIPMLMRWPKGAADAPRGAVSARPVELRDVLPTFLDAAGAPGAESLDGRSMLNLLRNPAADWRPFLDLEHDICYAPENHWSALTNGKHKYIFHAMDGSEQLFDLERDPHETTDRSGDASHAEILRLWRARLVEHLAPRGETFVENGRLALRPTSTLYSPNYPGCSCHKHA; this is translated from the coding sequence ATGAATACCGGTCGTGCATCCCATTTGACCCGCCGCGGTTTCATGGCGGCGTCGGCGGCCGCGATATCGCTGGCGGCGGGAAAACGAAGGATCCCGCGCGAACGGCCGCATATCCTGTTGCTGATGGCGGACCAATTCCGCGCGGACTGCGTGGGCGCCTCGGGCAATCGCGCAATCTCGACGCCGCATCTCGACGGCATCGCCCGCGAAGGCGTCCTGTTTTCCTGCGCCTATTCCTGCACGCCGACCTGCACGCCGGCGCGGGCCGCGTTGCTGACGGGCCTTGGGCCGTGGCGCAACGGACTGCTGGGCTACGGGCGAGTAGGGGAAAAATATCCCGTTGAAATGCCCGCCGCGTTGCGGGATGCGGGGTATTACACGTGCGGCATCGGCAAGATGCACTGGCATCCCCAACGCAACCCGCACGGGTTCCACCAAATGCTGCTCGACGAGTCCGGGCGCGCGGAATCCCCGGGTTTCCAAAGCGATTACCGCGCATGGTTCGCTTCGAAGGCGCCGGCATTGAATCCCGACGCGACCGGCATCGGCTGGAATTCGTACAGGGCGGGCGCGTACGCCCTGCCGGAACGCCTGCATCCGACGCGTTGGACGGGCGACACGGCCGCGCGCTTCATCAAGGAATACGATCGCGCGGAACCCTTTTTCCTGAAAGTTTCGTTTGCGCGTCCGCACAGCCCCTACGATCCGCCGAAACGGTTCCTGAAGCGATACCGCGACGCGGACCTGCCGGCGGCCGCCGTGGGCGCATGGGCGTCGCGGCATGCCGAACGCAGCGGGCCGGACGACACGATATGGCACGGCGACCTCGGCGCGGATCAGGTGCGCTGTTCGCGGCAGGCGTACTACGGTTCGGTGTCGTTCGTGGACGAACAGATCGGGCGCATTCTCGAAATGCTCGACCAGCGCGGCTGGCTCGACGAAACGCTGATTGTGTTCACGGCGGATCACGGCGACATGCTCGGCGACCACCACCTGTGGCGCAAGTCCTACGCCTACGAATCCTCCGCGCGCATTCCCATGCTGATGCGCTGGCCGAAAGGCGCGGCGGACGCACCGCGCGGCGCCGTGTCCGCGAGGCCGGTCGAATTGCGCGACGTGCTTCCGACGTTTCTCGACGCGGCGGGCGCGCCGGGCGCGGAATCGCTCGACGGCCGCAGCATGCTGAATCTTCTGCGCAATCCGGCAGCCGATTGGCGTCCGTTTCTCGACCTCGAACACGACATCTGTTACGCGCCGGAAAATCATTGGAGCGCGCTGACGAACGGGAAGCACAAGTATATTTTCCACGCGATGGACGGTTCGGAGCAGTTGTTCGATCTCGAACGCGATCCGCATGAAACCACGGATCGTTCAGGGGATGCCTCCCACGCGGAAATCCTGCGTTTGTGGCGCGCGAGGCTCGTCGAACATTTGGCCCCGCGCGGGGAAACGTTCGTGGAAAACGGCCGCCTCGCGCTCCGGCCCACGAGCACGCTCTACTCGCCGAACTACCCCGGCTGTTCGTGCCACAAACACGCCTGA
- a CDS encoding ATP-binding cassette domain-containing protein → MSAVVLELDDIHKGFGGVPALRGVRLEVCAGEVHGLIGENGAGKSTLINVATGLFRPDAGTIRYTGRPVSFSTTRQAARAGIAVVHQEADLFAQMSLAENMLLGRGLVRWGPFVDWRATYGEAERIMSAMGESFDVRAEAGGLSVARRMMAGIAAAVSDRARVLFLDEPTSSLTLKEIENLFARIRGLRDAGVGIVYVSHRLEEVLALCDRVTIMRDGETVETQPVSALTMDRMVAAMVGRAVVYEQRRETRAPGAVRLRVERAASRSGAFHDVSLDVRAGEIVGLYGFVGAGRSEFAQALFGIEPLASGAIAVDGETLAVRSPRQAVRAGLAYLPEDRLVQGVFRTHPLRANASVAALRNLSIAGMVRARAERALAARIMREMNVRATSMEQPIGTLSGGNQQKVVFGRWQALNPRVILLDEPTRGVDVGAKGEIHKLIRDRAASGAAILLISSELPEIMALSDRVVTLSEGRITGSFVPGADGEEAIAAAAVPRATEAGANTAAHPRPGAVARLLRFRALGLLGFIAVLSLVMTVLKPAEFANARNLFDILANAAMPAIMAQGAMLIICAGGIDISVGSMMGLVAAASALAAKAGAPPLACLGLAIAAGAGCGLINAGLSLAARIHPIIVTLAGLSIYRGFMRIVTGGSEVMQLPPGFRAIADGLWFGLPKICYYVIAATLITHLILRYTLTGRRVLALGNSETAARLIGLSKTRLTLFVFGVSGAFVGLTAVLASGYYGTVQANTGEGMELKAIAAAVIGGCNILGGRGSALGTLLGAFLVALLYNMLILLEASSYWQSIFVGGLILMAVAVDALLQRARGGGR, encoded by the coding sequence ATGAGCGCGGTGGTGCTGGAACTCGACGATATTCACAAGGGCTTTGGCGGGGTCCCCGCGTTGCGCGGCGTGCGGTTGGAGGTGTGCGCGGGCGAGGTGCACGGGCTGATCGGCGAGAACGGCGCGGGAAAAAGTACCCTGATCAATGTCGCGACGGGGTTGTTTCGCCCGGATGCGGGCACGATCCGCTACACAGGACGGCCCGTGTCCTTTTCGACGACGCGGCAGGCGGCGCGCGCCGGGATCGCGGTGGTCCATCAGGAAGCCGATCTCTTCGCCCAGATGAGCCTCGCGGAAAATATGCTGTTGGGACGCGGCCTCGTGCGCTGGGGGCCTTTCGTGGATTGGCGCGCGACGTATGGCGAGGCGGAGCGCATCATGTCGGCGATGGGCGAATCGTTCGACGTGCGCGCGGAGGCGGGGGGGCTGTCCGTGGCGCGGCGCATGATGGCCGGCATTGCCGCGGCGGTGTCCGATCGGGCCCGTGTGCTGTTTCTGGATGAACCGACCTCCTCGCTCACCCTGAAGGAAATCGAAAACCTGTTTGCGCGGATACGCGGACTGCGCGACGCGGGCGTGGGAATCGTCTACGTCAGCCACCGGCTCGAAGAGGTGCTGGCATTGTGCGACCGGGTCACCATCATGCGCGACGGCGAGACCGTCGAAACGCAGCCCGTGTCCGCATTGACAATGGACCGCATGGTGGCAGCGATGGTCGGCCGGGCGGTCGTATATGAACAGCGGCGCGAAACGCGGGCGCCGGGCGCGGTCCGGCTGCGCGTCGAACGGGCCGCGAGCCGGTCGGGCGCGTTTCACGACGTGTCGCTCGACGTGCGCGCGGGCGAAATCGTCGGCCTTTACGGATTCGTGGGCGCGGGCCGCAGCGAGTTTGCCCAGGCGCTGTTTGGCATCGAACCGCTCGCGTCGGGCGCGATCGCCGTGGACGGCGAAACGCTTGCCGTGCGTTCGCCGCGCCAGGCCGTCCGGGCGGGTCTCGCATATCTCCCCGAAGACCGGCTGGTGCAGGGCGTGTTCCGGACGCATCCCCTTCGCGCGAACGCAAGCGTTGCGGCGTTGCGTAACCTGTCCATCGCCGGCATGGTGCGCGCGCGCGCGGAACGGGCGCTCGCGGCGCGGATCATGCGCGAGATGAACGTCCGCGCGACTTCGATGGAGCAGCCCATCGGCACGCTCAGCGGCGGCAACCAGCAGAAAGTGGTCTTCGGGCGCTGGCAGGCCCTGAATCCGCGCGTGATCCTGCTCGACGAACCGACGCGCGGGGTGGATGTCGGCGCGAAGGGCGAGATCCACAAATTGATCCGCGACCGCGCGGCAAGCGGCGCGGCGATCCTGCTCATCAGTTCGGAACTTCCCGAAATCATGGCGTTGAGCGACCGCGTCGTCACGCTGTCCGAAGGCCGCATCACTGGATCTTTCGTGCCGGGCGCGGACGGTGAGGAGGCCATCGCAGCCGCGGCGGTTCCCCGCGCCACGGAGGCCGGGGCGAACACCGCCGCGCATCCGCGGCCAGGCGCCGTTGCGCGCCTGCTGCGTTTTCGCGCATTGGGCCTGCTTGGATTCATCGCCGTCCTGTCGCTCGTCATGACCGTGCTGAAACCCGCCGAATTCGCCAACGCGCGCAACCTTTTCGACATACTGGCGAACGCGGCGATGCCCGCCATCATGGCGCAGGGCGCGATGCTGATTATCTGCGCGGGTGGGATTGATATCTCCGTCGGTTCGATGATGGGGCTTGTGGCGGCTGCGTCCGCGCTCGCGGCCAAGGCGGGCGCGCCGCCGCTGGCATGCCTCGGGCTGGCGATAGCGGCGGGCGCGGGCTGCGGACTGATCAACGCGGGCCTGTCGCTCGCGGCGCGGATCCATCCGATCATCGTGACGCTCGCCGGACTCAGCATCTACCGCGGATTCATGCGGATCGTAACCGGCGGCAGCGAGGTTATGCAGTTGCCGCCGGGCTTTCGCGCGATCGCGGACGGCCTGTGGTTCGGCCTGCCCAAAATCTGTTACTACGTCATCGCGGCGACCCTGATCACGCACCTGATCCTCCGGTACACCCTGACGGGGCGGCGCGTGCTGGCCCTGGGCAATTCCGAAACCGCCGCGCGCCTCATCGGCTTGTCCAAGACGCGGTTGACGCTGTTTGTGTTCGGCGTGTCGGGGGCGTTCGTGGGTCTGACGGCGGTGCTGGCGTCCGGCTACTACGGCACGGTGCAGGCCAACACGGGCGAAGGCATGGAACTGAAGGCGATCGCGGCGGCGGTCATCGGCGGCTGCAACATCCTCGGCGGACGCGGATCGGCGCTGGGCACGCTGCTCGGCGCGTTTCTGGTGGCGCTCTTGTACAACATGTTGATCCTGCTCGAAGCGAGTTCGTATTGGCAGAGCATTTTCGTCGGGGGCCTGATCCTGATGGCCGTGGCCGTGGACGCCCTGCTGCAACGCGCGCGGGGGGGCGGGCGATGA